The DNA region atatccatatacCTAGGTAAagacatgtatacatatataggtagGTAGATCTTGTGCGTAGATGCTTGAAAAAAAATGCGCAGGCATTTGCGTGACAAGGTAGTATGCATTTGACGTGCTGTGGCAAACGGGAAAAATAAAAGAACGGAATGGGGCATCTGCAGATGTTTTCCGTGTGAAagacacgagaggaagagaaagatagacgcaggaaggaagagaaagagaagctaCGGAAGCGCGAGGCCGGCAcatgaaggaagagaaagacagacgcaggaaggaagagaacgagagtcgcaggaaggaagagaacgagagtcgcaggaaggaagagaacgaaagccgcaggaaggaagaaaacgagagtcgcaggaagagaggaaacggaacgtACTTTCGCCGTCACAGTCCCGGTCGAATTCATCAATCATTGCTTGAAGTTCATCGTCGGAGAGATTTTCGCCCTAAACcaaaaaagggggaaacgcaccgacgaaggaaagacaagTAAAAGGGACTCACACgagcctctcctcgccaggCGCAGCAActcgaaaaaggaagagacgtgAAACCaaagcaagagaggaagcaaaggaaTACGTAGCAGCATAAGagccagaaaaggaaaagagaaaggaggcaggtaccgaacagagaagaaacacgaaggaagaagcggacgcagagacagaggcgaggaaggacacCAAGCAGAACAAACAGAGGAGCGCACCCcaacagaaagaaggcagccTAGAGAAAAAGCGCGTTCGGGTTGTGCGTTTCTCCCCGTGGGGCTGCGCGAAGCCGCGTTCGCTGCGCCTCGGATGAAAGGGGAACTCAGCGAAAGATACTTCAGACGGTGCGAAAGCGGCGAACTGTAAGAAAGAGTGTGCATCTCACCAGTTCCCGCGCAACTCTTCGCAGATTTTTCAGGGATATTTTCCCGGTATCATCGTCGTCGAAGAGCTTGAAGGCCTTCGCCATCTCCTCGGCAGGGTCACGCTCAAGGATTTTCTGCGTCACTGCAgtcgaagagaaaaaaaacagaaccACTactcccccctctctcctttgtaCCTCCGTCGGAGGAACCACAAACTCTTCTTTTAgctgttccctttctctcttggtGACAACGCGGTGGCGTACACGCAGGAAACCCGCCGAACGATTTCAAGAGGCCGAGCACGgtcgaaaaagaagggatGCAAGTCTATCTGTGCATTTACTCACTTTTCATGTCGACACACAAGACGTGTGCGCAAGAAAACTCGCAGCGACAAAGACAAACATATATAAAGGcaaacatacatatacacgtatatataaatgtgcACAGGGAGGTGTGCATCAGGCACTGAACTGgagtgagagaggaaagctgTTTGAGATGTGTTTTTAGCCCACTGATTTCCAGGAAGTCGCTGTAATCGATTTGCCCCGTGTTCTGTTTGTCGTATTCTCTCATCAGCTCCAGCACTTCGGCCTTCTTGACTTCAAAGCCGAGAGCACGCATGGCAAcctgcgaggaaagagacagattTAAACTGCGTACAACTCATAagcaaaaacacagaaaatcTAGAAAACTACATAGaaagacagacacacagacaaatatatatatatatatatatatatatatatatatatgcagaggTTAATGTGCTGACGCAAAGGTAGATAGAATCATAAAATGCCCcgaatacatatatatatatatatatatagatatatgcagAGGTTATTATGCTGACACAAAGGTAGCTAGAATCATAAAATGCATCcgaacatatatatgtatatatatatatatatatatatatgcagatgtcAATATGCTGACACAAAGATAGATAGAATCATAAAATGCATccgaatatatatatatatatatagacatacatgtatatataaagacAGATGGAGGAGAAGTGCCGCAACAGGCGGCACttacccccccccccctcccccacCCCCACCATATTCTCCGACGTTTCAGGTTGTGATGTGcctatacatacatatatgggAACAAGGACTGTGCATGATTTGGTAGTGTGAGGTTTGAGAGAGATACCTTGAGTTCGTGGTAGTCGATCCGCCCGGTTTTGTCTGTGTCGAAGAGGTCGAACGCTTCCTTTACTTCCAttttttgttcttctctcagtTCCTGTCgagcgcctcgtcggcgtCCCGCGGCTCctgaggcggcggaggcagctCCAGTCGCGCTTGCGGATCCGCGgtaagagagagacgaagcggagcCTTCGGCGAGAGCGCCGATTCCAGGCTTCCTGGACAGCATCTTtccaaagaaaaggagaaatgaaagagaggagggcgagggagaaggcggcgagaggcgctttctaagaaggggaaagaggcagtctcgaagaggaagaatctgcgagaaaggggagaagtTTAAGAGCCCGTAAaaacaaggagagacaaagacaaaagaggattgctggagacaggaaaaaacgaggggaACTCTGCCAACACAAAGACGAGGCGAAAATGTGGCGTTGAAGCCTCTAGGGCCGTTTCGACAAGAATCGGGAAAaacgaaggggaaggcgcgcgcgagaggaggctgCGATGCtacaaagagagaggacacacacaaaacagGAAACCTTGCAAGGgcgtccttcctcgctggCGAGTCTCCAGCCGGACAGAATGTCGGTgaccagagagacgcaaacagattggagacgcgagaaaaaagcaaGGGGCGACGACACACGGCACCGTTGCAGGACGGAGTCGGTCGCGGACACTCAACCGTGAAGAAGTTTGCAGAGAGCAGGACAGCACAGAATTCGATCAATCTCGGAAGCACAAGGAGATAGCAGAGTTAGAGAGCGACGGTGAAGAACGAGGGGcgccgagaaaaggaaaaagcaaGTCCTGAGAGTACGGTTTCGGTTAGGCGGTGTGAccaggaagaggcagactTCTCAGGTGCTTtttcgggtgtatgtacacccgagtCGAGAGATCTTTTTGGAGCGGTCCGAGGCGCGGGCACGTTttcgggagagaaggctctCAGGTCTCCTCTCCAAAGGGACGAGCAAGACAGAATTCTCGCAGCTTAAAACGGATTTTTCCAGAGGAAGCAGCCGAGCAGCTGTCAGTCAACCTGAGCATCGGGGGTCTCCTCCCCAGGACACgtgcgcgaggagaggcactTTGCACGAAGATTCCGGAAAAGCGCTCGGGAGATATCCCGCCAGTGTCTTTTGTTCTGGGCAGGTGGACACGGGATTCCGcacgctgcagagaaaggaagcatCGACAGTGGCGTGGTCTTCGAGAGCCTTTCCGCACGCCTTGGAGGAACGCGTCTTTGTGAACTGTCTGTTAACTAAACCGATTGCTGGGGAAAAAATCTCTTGTAAAAGTTCTCGACCGACACGgcgcagcctctctctcacccGGAGAACAGCGCTGGGGAAGTGTGTGCACATCTGCCGGGAAAAGGCGCACGAGAGCCAGAGGAGCCGCGCTGAACGGGTCTTCGACTTGTCTCAGGAAGAGCTTTTCGTCGAGACACACagccgtttcctcctctcgagaaaaaaaggcagaggCTGGgggcaaagagaaaagagagagaaaacacagagaagagaaagacaagacacCGGCCttaagggagagaaacgagcccagggaaaacgcgagagtcTCGGCAGCGATGAAGGCAGGCTCGaggccgtctctcgcgcgcgagTGTAACAGAGGGAGAGTTTTTGCGCGCCGCCCTTGCGTGTGttcctgcgcatgcaaatcGTCTACTTTTTCTACATATctcagaagagagaaagggaaatgCCAAATTAAAACCCTGTGCAGCCAAGCGCATTTTTCCAAGACCCGCAAAGAAGTTGCGAGTGGATCTcgtcgagagaaacagagacctacgtctctctccatgGAGAGATCGTGTATGTGTCTGCTCCAccgcacatgcatgtatgtagGTCTAGTTGTGTATTCGTCGATTCTGCAGGCGGTTCGTatgcttttctctgtttctagGTCGAGCCTTCTAGGCGATGGTGAATCTGAGAAAAGCGACGGGTATGGTCGGAGTGGAAGACAAAAcgctgcctcgtcgcctccgtttGGAATCGAGTAGAGTGCCTCCTCAACGTTTTAGAGAGCTTTCCAGGAAAAGTCAATCAGATTTCCTGTGTTTGTCCTTCCTCACGTCTTCGTTGTCGCGTCTGAAAAGGGTCCGAAGCAAGGACGCCTCTCTGAGCGGCATGTGATTGACgctgcctttcccctcttccctcggcggctgtctctgtctccggagagacgcagtgtctctcgtctgcaCTCTGAGCAAGatcgccgcctcttcctggCGAAAATTTCCCCCAGAAATCCTCCTTCAACGCGCAGAGCGACGAATGCACTGTTATAAACAAGAATGGGAAGAACAAAGGCGAGATATGCATAGAGAGCGCAGGGATTgacaggggagaggagacactccaGAAGACTGGGTGCGTGAGAAGAAAACCCGAATGAACAAGCGAAGATGAATCTGGAacctctgtctgtctccgccttcttccttttgctGTCGTGAGCCGTCTTTGCAGCTTCGCGAAACAGagcttttctttccttctctcaccGCCGCCAGGGCCGCTGTCCGTCTCCCTTCCACAAGAACagctttttcctcgtttctgtcgCGCGGGCTCTCCGAGGTGGAgcgcaggaggcagagcaAGCGCGTCTGAAGACGCGCTAAAAGACAAAATATTGAAACGGTTGGAGAACTCTCAAAGAGAAtcggaaggaaacgcggagagacggcgaggcgcccaCCCCTGTTGTCCCGTCGTCGCGCGGCTCAGATCGCGGGCACAGAGAACGCAGTTTTTTTACTGGACATTTcccagaaagagaaatcTCGCAGAGAGATTTTCCAGCGGTTTCAATggcgctgtttctctcgcgcgcctgtctcACCCCCCCCAAGACTCCACGGTAAGGCCTGCCGAAATCAATGATCACGTGCGTACACGGAAACGCTGATAGAGcgacgaaagaaaggaaaagcagAGCGGGGCGAGCGAAAGGCGCACGGGCGggagggggagaggcggaaactggagagaggagggtgACGCTGCACGCAGAAGGCTTCGAACCTCGTTTTTTGCGCAGCTCTCTGGACACTTTTACACTTCTTTTGCGGCCGTTTCTGTCGCCGCGACGAGGCCAGGGACACCGGGGAACGCTTCCTGCAAGGAAGGCAGATGTTCCGACGGGAGTGTGTGCGTGcacaaaaagaaggaaaggctcTTTTTCGACGGGAGCCTTCGTGCGGATGGGGAGCGTCTTTTCCTTGGTCGATTGCACGACTCCTCGTcctgcctctttccgttttttgttGCCTTtttgcggtgtctctgcctgggTTTCCCGTTCTggccgcgtctcgctctcgtgcTTGAGACGGCGAAATGCTGCTGGGGTTGCTGCGCCTGTGCAGGAatgttttctttccgtggCAAGTCTTCAGCGTGCATCGCACTGGTGCTTTCCTCGAGCGCCGGCGCATCGCTCTTAAAGTTCCAGTCAACCTGACCAAGTTCGAAATTCAGAGCTACTTGGAAAAGATCTATGGCGCTCGCGTCCTCAAAGTGTCGACACTGATCGTCGTGCCTAGACGGCGCCGAGACATCTTCGGCCCTCGGCCTTCCAGTGAgtcgtggagagagaagaagaaacaggaggcaagtgcgaaagagaaggcgaggaaggagatgaaaatgagaaacaaaggaacgactcgaaagcgagaaagaagagatggCGGGTTACAAGCGGCACAAACGGGCGCGGATGTACTCCAGACAAATGGCGAGCAGTTAAGGAGAGCCCGCATTTCCGGCTcatttttccttttctgtttcctttccgtctcctttcttctttctctcagaCGAGGGGTTTGCCCACCGTTTTTGACTCGGGCCTCGACCTGCCCCGCTGTTTCCGCATAAACGGTTCCTCCTGCGTTGTCGTCCCCGCGGTGGCATCTCTCTAAGTCTCTGTCAGGCTCAGTCTCGTCGCTTCATCTTTGCTTTTTgtccccgtttccttcgcttttcaGTGCGCTACTACCGAGTAGGCAGCACCTTCAAAAAGGCGATCGTGACGCTCGAGGACGGCGTGCCTGACGCAGTCAAGATGCTTCGCTCCTCGATCGAGCTGGCGAAGAACCCGGATATCACCAAGCACAATTTAACTTACTCCGGTCGTGTGCGGGAATTCAAACCCCCCAGTCAGGCGCAGCGCTGGGAGATGGGCGAATCCAAGTACGCGTGGCGCTTGCCGCTCCCCAATTTGCTCGCCGGTGAGTCCAGAAGAAACCCCAGTCTTTCGCGATTCGAGACGCGCCGTATCTCGAGCATGGGGagctgcgcgttttccttcgcaacgcatgcagacgaagacgcgagtGCAGCTCTGTCGTGCGTGCAGGAGGTGAATCCTTGTGCAGCGAGTTGTCGTTCTTTCAAAGGGTGAAAGGAGAAGAGCCACAATTAGCTGAGGCCGGTGATCCCCAAGGCCTCTGTGTTCCGCGTGAAAGTGAATGCCGCCAGCTGCTTCACCTgtgaaaaggaaacaaactCCGCACGTAGACGAATCTGCATGCCTGTGTCCCTCCATATTTCTCCACAAATGCCCATGCATATCAGCGTATttaagtatatatatatatatatatatatatatgattgcAGAATGGGTGTTGTTAGTCGTCTCCCGGTCGTGCGTTTCCACATTTTCGCTGCTCGAGGTCGCcggggcgtctctcttttcccttggTTTTCCCCCACACACagtctcgctctttttgtCAAGAGCACATTTTTGCGCAGGAGACGATTTGCAGCTGAATCCAGCGTTGCGCATCGACGAGAGTACGACGCAGATGTTTCCTGACTTCTCTAAGCCTTTCTTCCACAACGCGCACTTCAAATTTTCCTGGAAACCGGAAGAAGTTCCCTTCCAGCCGACAGTAAAACTCGACATCACGCCCTGGCGCCGGCGAGTCGAGCGTTTGCAAGGCCAGCCGCCCCCCTCTCTGGGGGATGCGGAAACGGTCGCGTTGCCGAAATTCCAAACGCCCTCAAAGTGATTCCAGAAGCTTAGATCCCTCactctctcggtttctccaGTCAACAGATTTTCGACTGCTCAGGCATCTgctgttgtctctctccacgctccggcagatatatatctacatagCGGTTGTTTATCTATCCGTGGATGATTAGCCATCCGGTgtgcgtttcctcgtctcaCTCTTGTTCAAACTGGTATATATAATGTATAGAGAGACAGCCgtcttctgtgttttcttaTTCCTCGTGATATAATCTCAGCACACATAGCTATAGATTGGATTTTCTTTTGCTGTTgatccgtcttcttctcctaCTTATAGAGATGGATCGGCATCGTTCTCGTCTTATTTCTTACATGTGGATGGAGGTCTCTGTATTCTACACAAGGGTTCGATATCACGCTCCTCCTGTGTAGTGCGATACCTTCCTTTCCATCAGTTGGAGGGACACGGGATCTGTTCAGGTAGATGGAGATATCGTTGGATTCTGATGTGGtaccgcgcatgcagttctgTACAGAATTCGCATAcgaatatatgtatacatttGTGTTTCTTGTTGAAAGGTGGAACCCGTTAGACCGTCTGGGCCTTCGAGTAAACGATTGGAGGATTCAAAttttttttcctcgctccgGAATCTTCCGTTTCTAAAGGCATAAATCCCTCGGTCTCCATTCGTCGAATTGCGAGAACGAACGGCAGAACTTGCCCGTGTCGCTCTTGCTCTTGCGTCGAGCAAGCGCACCTTCCTGGTCCGCCCACCCCTTTTTTGctttgcctcgctcttctctgcctcccctgtctctcgttctctgtctttctgtttctctttttttctgttttgctctctt from Neospora caninum Liverpool complete genome, chromosome VIIb includes:
- a CDS encoding putative centrin; its protein translation is MLSRKPGIGALAEGSASSLSYRGSASATGAASAASGAAGRRRGARQELREEQKMEVKEAFDLFDTDKTGRIDYHELKVAMRALGFEVKKAEVLELMREYDKQNTGQIDYSDFLEIMTQKILERDPAEEMAKAFKLFDDDDTGKISLKNLRRVARELGENLSDDELQAMIDEFDRDCDGEISQEEFFAIMKQTSLY